Proteins from one Cryptomeria japonica chromosome 4, Sugi_1.0, whole genome shotgun sequence genomic window:
- the LOC131076678 gene encoding fasciclin-like arabinogalactan protein 8, which translates to MKAILTTLVLLGILCSANGFNITKILAKTPSFSVFNSYLSQTKLADEINSRKTITVLALNNAAMASLTSLPLSEIKRTLSLHVVLDFFNPTKLHDISNGTTLTTTLYQTTGNAPGNSGFVNITDLSGGKVGFGTAAKGTKLDATYVKSVAEEGYNISVLEISQPITTSVAEAPAPSPSQANITALLVKGGCKIFAGMLASTGAMKTFEDNAEGGLTVFAPSDAAFTPAVMKMLKNLTADDQVSLLLYHGLPTYSPLGTLKTTNGHLNTLATGGGAKYALTVTTAGDTVTLSTGVDKGIVASTIIDNQPIVVFTVNKVLLPTDLFSPAPAPAPAPEADVPATSPEASSPPAPAGPSDSPSASAAHSPAAAAKSEKSAAVVTASCQTSVFVVLALVAGAFFAL; encoded by the coding sequence ATGAAGGCGATTCTTACCACATTGGTGCTTCTGGGCATTCTCTGTTCGGCAAATGGGTTCAACATAACAAAGATCCTGGCCAAGACGCCTAGTTTCAGCGTCTTCAACAGCTATCTCTCGCAGACGAAGCTGGCGGACGAGATCAACAGCAGGAAGACCATCACAGTCCTGGCCCTCAACAACGCAGCAATGGCGTCGCTGACGTCACTGCCCCTGTCCGAAATCAAGCGCACCCTGAGCCTCCATGTGGTCTTGGACTTCTTCAACCCAACAAAGCTCCACGACATAAGCAACGGCACAACGCTCACCACCACGCTCTACCAGACAACGGGCAACGCTCCTGGCAACTCCGGGTTCGTCAACATCACGGATCTTTCCGGCGGGAAGGTGGGCTTCGGGACCGCCGCAAAGGGCACAAAACTTGACGCCACATACGTCAAGAGCGTCGCAGAGGAGGGCTACAACATCTCTGTGCTTGAGATCAGCCAGCCCATTACCACCAGTGTGGCCGAAGCTCCGGCGCCGTCACCTTCTCAGGCCAACATTACGGCGCTGCTGGTAAAAGGCGGCTGCAAGATCTTCGCCGGAATGTTAGCCTCCACAGGGGCCATGAAGACTTTTGAAGACAATGCCGAGGGAGGGCTCACTGTTTTTGCTCCCAGCGACGCCGCCTTTACGCCCGCCGTCATGAAAATGCTCAAGAATCTGACGGCTGATGATCAGGTTTCGCTCCTGCTTTACCACGGGCTGCCCACTTATAGTCCCCTGGGCACTCTCAAGACCACCAACGGGCACCTCAACACGCTTGCCACTGGCGGCGGGGCAAAGTACGCGCTGACCGTAACGACTGCTGGTGACACCGTTACTCTTTCTACTGGTGTCGATAAGGGCATCGTTGCTAGCACCATTATTGACAACCAGCCCATTGTCGTTTTCACCGTCAACAAGGTTTTGCTGCCCACCGATCTCTTCAGCCCTGCTCCTGCCCCTGCCCCTGCCCCCGAAGCCGATGTGCCCGCCACGTCACCCGAGGCTTCTTCCCCTCCCGCCCCCGCTGGCCCCTCCGATAGCCCCTCCGCCTCCGCCGCCCACTCCCCCGCCGCCGCTGCCAAGTCCGAGAAGTCTGCGGCCGTTGTGACTGCCAGCTGTCAGACAAGTGTGTTCGTGGTCTTGGCGCTCGTTGCCGGTGCGTTCTTTGCGTTGTAG